AATAATATGAAGCATTCCTTCAAATCCCAAGCTCAAAAACTATAGTCaattaattaacaattaaaagtaaaaatggtTCTTGTAAGATTCCATATCGGATGagtaggagaacgaaacactgtctgtctataagggtgtggaaatctgtctataagcgtgtggaaatctttctctccccgatgcattttaaaaaccttgaggggaacctCCAaatggaaagtccaaagagaacaagtGTGCTTGGGTTGTTAAAATTCTTCTATGCAGTTAGTCAAGGCATCCATATCTCAAACCCCACAGGAATAAGTCAAATGTTTCATAACAAGTCTTTGTTCAAACTAACTAATTTAAGCACGCTAAATATGAACACCATATTATATTTGACACATTCTGAAACCAATTTTCACTAACAGAAGAAAGCTTAGGTAACGATTACCCAAATACATTTCCACGAAATTTCCTTCAAAGTCACTCCGAGAGAACTTCACATGAAGGAATATCAATATATAATACATAGATTAAACAACAATGAAGGTCACTGTTCATCAGAATCCAAACGATGCAAGAACACTCTAATCTCCATaaatgtaatataatataacacTCAACTCAGATACACAAATAATAACCATTTAACGAGTAGAATATTAAGGATACCCACCTTATCATTGACGTTAGCCCCTTTCAGCCTCTGAGTATGGATATAACGCCCTGGAAATACTATATATTGGCGGGATCCAATCTATTGAAAAAATCCACACACACAGACCATATTATAAACGTGAGTACAAAAATCGATTGTAGTAGCTTGAACAGAAAAGGAGGAGCCGAAATCAAAAAACGCAAGAAGTTAGTGAAAAGCGAAATTAAACACTAACCATAACAACCGCGAAGATTTCCTCGCGCTTGGGGGCCTGTTCCGAGGGGACTTCAACGATTTGGGAAGCGGCAGGCTCAGAGTCGATTACAGCCGCTTCGGACTCCGAGGACTTGAGGACGAAGGACAATGCAGGGCGGGAAGAAGGAGAGAGTTTgaatgaagatgaaattgGTGTTGATAATGGTGTATTCTGCTTGGTGGAGATTCGGCAGTGAGTGGCGAAATTGGCGCAGAGGGAAAGAGTTAGAGACGCCATTACAGAGACCTCTTCAAGGTCCTCTTCGTCTAGTAACTATGGTTCGTTCTTGTTTTCGCCATGGCTCGGCTGTTTTGAACTTCAGGCTTATCCTATCCTCTTTTCTAGTTGTAAAAGACTATTATACCCCCAACCTCTTTTTTATGCTAcgaaattacatttttaccctcgtaattttgttggatgatggagaAGTCAAATCCGAGTAGTAATAATTGTCGGTCCCTTAGAACGCACTTGCtcttacttgaaaaaaaaggtTCGTAAAAGGTTAAGTATTGTAAATATAAGTGACCCCACGGTTGGGACTGAAAAATACGAACCTATGCAAGCATAGCTCTTGTCATTCATTTCGAGTGGGACCTAAAACCATGGTCTTAGGCTCCAGTTCTTTTCTTATGTCGGGACGCGTATCAAATTCATGTACATAGTTCAATGTTCAACGTACTTCTTGGGCCTTATTGGGTAAGTATCACTTTCATTCATAAGTGATATCAATTTCATATGCACGATCATACACTATGGTTCATTTCTCACTTTGATCATGAATCTATTGGATTCATTTCGTTTATCTCCTATATTGGTATATGAATCATCTTGATTCATATATGAGCATTAATATTGCTATGTCTATATAAAGGTTTGTCTAGCATTATTAAGAGACAGAGTCAGTGTCATTTTGTGTTTTCCCAGAGACAATTGGGAGGGACTTTGTAAGTGAGactttgtagtgtgagagtGTGAGAGAAACACTtctaaacatttcaaaattgtcGTCAATATATAAACACCTCTCGATGGCTAGAAATGCTCTCAATAAAGGTAAATTTGAGCTTCAATGTCGACGTAGTGCTCGTCTACGACCTAAACTAAGGCTTCTTCGGCTCCTATTGCAAAATTGTCTTCAATTGTATCGTTCATTAACTATTTAGGGTTGTTTATGATCAATTACGAAGAATTAGGTGAAGTTCGTTTCATGAATGGgtaataaatttgatgttATTGAATGTCATAGATAAAGTTGGACCATTACAAGCATAATTAAGCTATTACCGACCAAGGAAAGTTTAGGGACATCCGCTTAGACTAAGTAAGTCGACTTACTGTTGGTACACCTATGAGTTAGGTTGGATGAATTAAATGAAGCATCAATATCTCGTAACTGTGAGGTATATTATTCTATTGTTATGATTACGTTTATGTCCTGTGAGTTACTATGTCGTACCATGTATAATGTGCGTGTATGGAATACCACAAATATGTAAGTATGTCTCACAGGAAACTTATGTCATGATAAGTATGGAAGTATGTCATGATAAGTATGGAAGTACTGTGTGCATCATTATGTTACGTACACAAGCATGAATTACTTCTCCATGATGTTACGCACATAAGCTTACACCATGGTATTATAGACTCATTTCTTTTCCGTAGGTTTTCGGCTGCGAGAGCATGCGTTAGTCCATAATCAAGCCTATGGAATACGTATACAAGCCCACATAGTAGGTTCAATCACTCGTTCCTACTTGAGAAGCCTATCTGATGAAAGTAATATTGGATGATCAAGTGCTCTATAAATGTCATCAAGTAATCAATTTACCAGAACAACAGCTTTCAACAGCAACTGATATTGTaaaatctcacatcaattggagaggaaaacgaaacataagggtgtgaaaacctctccctagcagatgcaatttaaaaaccttgaaggaaagcctaaaaggGTATTTGCTAACAGTGAGCATCAAAGCTGGACAtcaagcgatgtgccagtaaggaggctgagccccaaaaggggtggacacaaggcagtgtgccagcaaagacggaccccgaagggaggtagaTTGAGAGATCTCACATAGAAGGTAGAAGGGAATGAGTACCAACGaagacgctggaccccgaaaggtggattgtgagatcccacattagttggggaggagaacaaaacattctttataagggtataaaaccctctctctagcagacatgttttaaaaacttttgaGAGAGCCCGAAAATCCGAACAGTAAACTATTAAGAGCGTAAGATGTCAACTTACTCATCGCTTTCCTATAAGAACTGAACTCATCTTGCAgttttctaaaatcaaaacaagcTTTTTCGGCACGACTTCTTCGGCCTCATTTAACTCAATAATGAACAAACATGTTGGAAATCCACAGGCAATGTCAGGAAAATTCAAAGTCCTCTCATTAAAGAACTTAAAGAATAGATAAGGCATAATTTAaagcaaaattcaaaatcaaaatcaaaagctCATCATCATGAAGCTATGGGATGTATTTTCTGCACTTGAACAGTTAGCCAACTATACAAATTACATAACCTAGGCAGCAGCATCATCCCCCTGTCAGTTTGCTAACGATTTGTCTTTTATTCCAAACGCGTCGGCCAAGTTCAAGTTCAAGTTGTTTCTCATAGTTCTACTTCTCCCGACGCCCCCGTCGCCCTTCCTCATCATTGCAGCAAACTCCTCATAGTCGATACGACCATCCTGCAAAGGAAAAGATAGAGAATATAACAGTCGTTCGGGTTCGAGAATGTTTTTTGCAGTACTTTTGGAAGAACAGATGGCATTGTTCTAGAAATGAAAACAAGCAATTTGATTCATGTATAGATGAAGAAACAGATATATTATCAGCATAGAATCCTTATTCTAGAAATATATAGGAAGATATATGCAGCCCCTGGCATTAGGCTAATGGTCCACCGTCACGAATCCCAAGAAGGCTTTATTATCGAACCCAAAGAAACCcgggttttttgtttttaagaattaagCTTATAAGCACTACGTCTACCTATGAGTTTAAAAACTAAGAACAAAACAGcagttttttaaaaacttgtttCGATTTTCGGAATGTGgctaagaattcaaatgttaTAATGAGAAAGATGAAAACCCATCCTTTGGTTCACATCGCCTATGGTCGGGCAACGAAGTGAGTCAAGCCAACTTTGGTTCACATCGTCTATGGTCAGGCaacgtatgctcaagcctctggccccgttttagaaaacgggggaagagaaattttgtaaaaaggTTTGAAAGCAAGGTTGAAAGAAAGATTGAAAACAGCGCTATATGACTACAAGCAAAAAGTCAGCACAACAGCTTAAATAGTATATAACTTTTCGAGTACGGAGCAAATATTATATTGAGAAAGATGAACACtcattgtaaaaaaaaaagtgagaaaataagtacaattttcaaaacacCAACtttcacaatcgcacttttctTAGCAGGGGACTTTTGctattgtgcggcactcactctCAACATTGAGTGAGTCAAACCAACTTGGGTTCACATCGCCTATGGCCAGGCAACGTACGCTCAAGCCTCTAACCCCATTTtgagaaagttttagaaaacgggggcacggagattttcgaaagagagtttgaaagtAAGGTTGgcaaaaagattgaaaaaaacGTTACATGACTACAACCAAAAAGGCAACACAACAGGttaaatagcatataacttTCCGAGAAGGGAGCACACGTTGTCTtgagaaagatgaaaactcacagtaaaaaaagtgagaaaacAATTACAATCTTCAAAAACCAAACGATTACCAAACGAAGATTCGAATAGTCCTATCTGTAtatgcaataaataaatttcttcgAAATCTAGCAGACAACTCCAAAGCCAGAAATGTACCACAACAGAATTAAAATGAGTGACAAAAGAACTAGTAACAGTGTTGTTCTAAGCAGAAAATGCAGTTGAATAAACCAAGAACATGAAGGCAGTGATGAACAAAGCAAAAACTAAGAAATGAAGACTTACATTATCTtgatcaatttcattgattatCTCATCCAAATGAACATCGCCCAAACCGAAGTCCTTGCAAGCCTGTTGAAGCTCATCAGTGGTGATATAACCACTGCCATCTTTGTCAAAATAGGAGAAGGCCGCGACTAAATTATCCTCTCGCTCGATCTTATTTAGGTGCAATGTAGCTGCAAGGAATTCACCATAGTCTAAGGTTCCACTGTTGTCTATATCAGCCTGTCCAGAGATGAGGCAGCAACAAAATACAGGTTAACAATTAGAATCTGTAGAGAAAAGTATATATGGTTATGTTAAGTTTTAATTATCGCtaaatatttagattataATCAGCCACCGTCGTCGAACGCCcctatttaaaagtttatatgaaCAACCAAACAATGATTTGGTATAATGTGGTATGAGGTAGGAAACAATGAGTATCTACCGCCTCCATAAGAGACTTGATATCAGATTCCATGAGTTCAGAGCCCACTTTTTTCAACCCCTCTTTAAGCTCTTCAAATGTTATTGAGCCACTGTTATCAGTGTCGATCATTTTAAACAATTCCTTCAAGCCACCAATTTCCTCTTCAGACAGTCGTTCTGCTATGACCTGCATCAACCAGGTGGTTTAAACATTTGAGAAATGCACATTTCCATgagaaaaatgtaataatagaTGACAACTTTGATTAGAGATTAAAATGAGAGGCATAGAGCTATAATATGGTTAACAGGCTTTCATACTTCAATCTATGAACAAATATTTTGTGATGTGATTCGAAGTAGTGAGGTTAATAAGGGCACTTACACGAACTAGGAGTTCGAGAGTCCCGTTCTCTCCACAAAAGAGTATAACCAGAAGCAAAAAGAGCTCGATCTATGCATAACGAAATTATTTTGAGCACACACTTGAAGTAGTAACAATGGATCCAAATCGACTACCTTTCTAACTACTTTTCCTTGATAAGCTCTTACACTCCCTCCCAATCATTGGTATTCTATTCGAAAgaaatacatttattattgattgtgagatctcacgtcggttggagaggggaacgaaacatttcttataagggtgtggaaacctctccctaatagacgcgttttaaaaccttgaggggaagcccaaaagggaaagcccaaagaggacaatatctactggccgttagcttgggctgttacaaatggtatcagaggcagacATCGAGCAGTgggccaacaaggacgttgggactctaaggggggtggattgtgagatcccacgtcgagtggagaggggaacaaaacatttcctataagggtgtgaaaacctctccctaatgacgcattttaaaaccttgaggggaagcccaaaagagaaagcctaaagagaacaatatttgctagcagtgggcgtcggctgttacaaatggtattagaggcaGACgccgagtggtgtgccagtgaggactttgggcccccaaggggggtggattgtgagatcccacatcggttggagagaaaaacgaaacattccttacaaggatgtgaaaacctttccctaatcgacgcgttttaaaaccttaggggaaacacaaaaatgaaagcccaaagaggacaatatctactagcagtggacttgggctgttacaaatggtatcagaggcagacaccgagcagtgtgccaacgaggacgttgggaccccaaggagggtggattgtgagatcccacgtcggttggggaggggaacaaaacattcctcataagggtatgaaaacctctccctaatagacacgttttaaaaccttgaggggaagcctagaagggaaagcccaaagaggacaatatctgctagcggtggacttggactgttacacaATGACGTGTGAAAAGTTCCGCCGAGAAAAATAGGAgtcaaattacaaaaaggaaCTCCAATCAAAGAGAAACATGAAATCTAACAAGGGACCAAACATTAAGATCTTTTCATCCCTCTAAACATTCTATTATTCCTCACACTTCAAAGACCCCACAAAATAGCACAAACTCCAACTTTCCAGAAAAACAGCCCTCTTTCATGAAAAGGCAAGTGGAGAAGAAACTCCTTGATCATCTTTCTACAAACCCGAAAAACTGAAAGACCTCGACGACACATATGCCTCAAAGAAACAACTGCAAACCCATGTTTTAAAAGCCTAAATGCATCTTTGAGGCTTTTCATAACTTCGAGGTGGTATGAGGGGTAAGcctcattttaaatataataaacatataaaaCTTAGAATTCCTAATATCATAGCACTCAGAGAAAAATCACATCCACTCTTTGAATTAGAACTAAAAAAGTACCTTAATAATTAGAGAAATAGAGAAAGAACACAAGGAATAAATTGGGAAAAACAATTCGAAGATAAATATATAGGAGATATGTTTTTAATTAGACGTTAGAACGGTAGTCAACCGTACAGGATAGAGTTCGAAACTTGAATGATATGTTTTGCATAAACTTCAAACCCATTAATAGAAGCTCTGAAAGAATCATCACCAGCAAAGAAATGAATATTATCCTCATGCAAGCCAGAATGCTCCCCATGTACAATCACTGAAATTAAATCCTTAGAACTCAAGGACACATAGAACTTATAGAACATATCATGTTCAAGTAAGGTCGTTGCTGAAAACGCCAACCAATTTATGACTGAAAATGAGCGTTTCCCGTGCACAACCACCAAAATCAATTCCTTTTGCACATCAACCAAAGTAATAACTAGTTCCATTTCCTCATGCAATCATATGCTGTGAATAAATGCTCGTGACCGATAAGCCGAAACCCCCCAATTGCTTGACTTCACATTCCAAGTTTCCAATAGAAAGAAGATTCCAcaaggaagaaaaaacaaaaacctggTCTCTTCAAGAACTTTCTTACGTAGACGAGCTAATAGTGATGATAAAAGAACCCATCCAGCTGATTTCCAAAAGAAACCAAGAAGTTTCTACTCAAGTCCACAAGCTTCAAAAGAGAAGCAAATTTGCAAGGCATCACGAATGGAAGAGGATGAGGAGTTTCCTTGTCACGATCTTGAGATAATGAAGCGAAAACCTTTGAATAAGAGTTTTCGATATCGACAACATTCGTATTAAGATCCAAGGCATGTGAAACTGAATCCACACTACTCATGATAACGTCAACTTCACATTAGAATCAACACATTGAGGGAGAATAAAATTAGTAGTAGGATCTTTAGTTAAGCCGATGACTAGATTTGCCAGGATTGAGAGTAAAAGTATGCGGAGGGTCTGATGTTGTTAAAGCAACTTGCTATACAAAGGAGGCCAAGAGTTTTGAACACATTCCTTCAATTATATTAGGATTCAAAGTATCGTCCTCGAGATTTGATATGATGGGCCTTCTCTTTCGAGTAGAGGACAAAGGATATCAATCGAGTATTGTCCTCTGGCATAGATAAAATATCAATCCGATCATTGTTCAAGGATCCAAAGGAGTAACGCCCTGGCCTGCACAAAGAATGATCCTTCTCGCGAAAGGAGGGTGGGGAAGGGACTCATCAATTATCTCTATACAACCTCCATGCCTACCCTCATTGGGAATGAATAAAAGAATCAAGAGCATACAAAAAGACAAGCCCTCAAAAGGAAGCCCTCATAAATGAAAGGTCTACAATTGTGCAAAATAGAACCTATAGAATAATTACAGAAGTTAAAGAGAAACGTGAAATCTAATGAGAGACCAGACATCTGAAGGATCCCTTACAAACCTCTAAACATTATTATGTCTCTCACCCAAAGATCCGACGAAATAGCACACAACCTAAGAAGCCATAAAATCATCCCTCTTCACGAAAAGGCAGATGGAGGAGGCTCTGATCATATCACTAGTATCCTTACGACGACAAGCATGAAACTGAATGTCTGAAAGAAGCAACTCCAAACAGATATCACTAGTATCTTCATCTGATAGAGAGTGCAATAGAACGTGCCAACTAACAAGAGCAACTTTCTCGAAAACTTATCCAAAGTGTTAACTCGTCCATGTAAAACCTACCAAGTAAAGAATTTAACCTTCTATGGAATCTTTATCGTCCAAAGAGTAGATAAAACAGACTAATGGGAGAAGGGTTCGACAAACAACGAAAGTAGGATTTACAAGAAAAACCACCTGAATGGTTAGGACTCCAAACATGGATATCCCTTCTCCCAATCCTAAAATCGAATTGCTCAAGCAATGATAGGAGAGAGGAAACATCCACCGCTTCTCTACCAAAAAAACGAACAAAGTaagtgtgatgtcccacattggttggggagaagaacaaaccaccatttataagggtatggaaaccttcccctagcagacgcgttttaaagccttgaggggaagcccgaaagggaaagcccaaagaggacaatatctgctagcggtggatctaggtcgttacagtaagccaaaagaaaagaaaagaaaacagagctCCCTGACCAGACTAGGAAATCACCCACCAAACGATCTTTAAAGGAGGACAAATTATAGAGACGAGGAAACGTAGGGTAGGATCTATCCCCCACCAACTGTTCCTCCTAGAAATATGTTTCCTTCCTCTCCCCACCACACAATGGACAAGGTGAGAAAAAGAGGATCTCATAAAGGATAACTTTCCATAGATTCCAATATGTGTCCTTACTCCACCCAACCATTCAAAAGGGTGAGAACCATACTTGCTAGCAATAATCCTACGGCAAAGTCTTAAGCTCTAGGGGAAAGCATCAAGGTCATTTAGCCAAGGGCTTTATTGCGAGTCCTTAAACTACCAATTTCTATCCACACAAGCTTCTCAACAACCTTCCATCTCACCAAATGCTCCCTTGCCTTCTTCAACCCCTTCCCAAAGAAAATTGCACATAAGTTTTTCAATCCTTTTACAAACCAAGCAAAGGGCTCTGAATAGGGAGAAATAGTAAATGGGAATGCCACTCAGAACAGGACAAATAAGAGTTAATCTACCTGctttagaaaagaaacaaattccaaaaagaaatGGCCTTCAAGTTGATTCCCAAATGGATACCTAAGTAAGGGAAAAAAGCCTGAATCACAACCCACAAACAAAGCCCCTATACATTGATGTAGGAAAAAAAGGACTCGAAATGGGAATGGGAATGGAGAAGAGAGGTGAGAGCGGTAGCACATAGTATTTCACTTCTACTACTTTCTTCTATATTTTACGTTTTCTTACTTGCTGGCATTTGTCCATCTCAATTGTTCATATCCTCCTCCTAAACATTGATGTCATTGTCTCAGCATGATGTATCCAAAAGCAGTGAGACAGATCCGTATATGAAATTCATACCACACCGTAAATGAGTAGTTTATCAgattatatagaaaaaaacaaactctACACAGAATTAATCTTACACGTAGAGCCATCTTCTTCAGCTTATTCATTGCAGAGAACTGCTTTAGCCGAGACAAAACTGCAGAGTCGATAGGCTTGTCAGGGGCAACTGTGTCATCTACAATCCATGGGTGACCTTGATGCCAAAAAGAACTCCATCCATGTTAGTCAGAAgcaattatataaaaaactCTATGTTGTTTGAATGGAAACAACATTGTTCTTACAAAAGTGTCTAAAATCACTTACAAAGAACTTCATGGGCAGAGATTCTCTCCTTTGGATCCCTTTCGAGCATTTTCCTAATTAAATCTTTAGCACTATCTGAAATGTTGGGCCATGGATCAGAGTTGAAATCTAGCTTACCGTACAAAATCTGTCTGAAGATCCCTGAATCAGTTTCTGTTTGAGATACGAAACGGAGAGAAAAATAACCTCAGagataaaataagaaaaaattcatataaagcAATTTCAGGTCCAGATTTGTACTCATGCACCTGCCCAAAAAGGTGGAACACCACTCAATAAGATGTAAAGGATAACACCTGCACTCCATACATCAACCTCATGCCCATAGTGCTTACGGAGCACTTCAGGGGCAACATAATAGGGGCTTCCAACGACATCAGAGAACGATTGtcctagaaagaaaaatacataaacAGAAAACTAAATAgcagttttaaaaataaacatattttcatAAGAAAACATACCTTCAACcgaagaaagaaggagaagcaTATAGCTTGAATAGAACaatccaaattaaaaatgCCAACTTGCACAAAAGCCTATGTCAGGAAAAGAGACCCAAAATAATACCATAAACTACCATTTAGCAGTTAATATTTGAAAGAATGTTATAGAAAACCAACTGGGGAAGGCTGgccatttgaaaattttgaaggggTGAAACTAAGTCCTGATCTAAATACAAGTCAAGGGACAAATAgaatgtgatgtcccacattggttgggaggagaacagaccaccatttataagggtgtggaaaccttcccttaacagacgcgttttaaagccttgagggaaagcccaaagaggacaatatctgctagcagtgaatCTGGGCTGtcacaaatgatatcaaagccagacaccggacaatgtgtcagccttctcgctgttccacgaaggagggtagacacgaggcggtgtgctagtaaggacgctgggccccaaagggggtggatttgggggaggtcccacatcgatggaaggaaagagtgccagcgaggatgctgggccccgaaggggggtggattgtgatgtcccacattggttggggaggagaacaaaccaccatttataagggtgtggaaaccttcccctagcagacgcgttttaaagcctcgagggaaagcccaaagaggacaattgctagcggt
This genomic window from Cucurbita pepo subsp. pepo cultivar mu-cu-16 chromosome LG01, ASM280686v2, whole genome shotgun sequence contains:
- the LOC111798311 gene encoding calcium-dependent protein kinase 11-like, whose amino-acid sequence is MEKRIKASQSSSTRISTSVLPYQTPRLRNHYLLGKKLGQGQFGTTYLCTHRATGDLYACKSIPKRKLTCKEDYEDVWREVQIMHHLSEHAHIVQIKGTYEDSVFVHLVMELCAGGELFDRILLKGHYSEREAAKLIKIIVGVVENCHSLGVMHRDLKPENFLFDNPSEDAKLKTTDFGLSVFYQPGQSFSDVVGSPYYVAPEVLRKHYGHEVDVWSAGVILYILLSGVPPFWAETDSGIFRQILYGKLDFNSDPWPNISDSAKDLIRKMLERDPKERISAHEVLCHPWIVDDTVAPDKPIDSAVLSRLKQFSAMNKLKKMALRVIAERLSEEEIGGLKELFKMIDTDNSGSITFEELKEGLKKVGSELMESDIKSLMEAADIDNSGTLDYGEFLAATLHLNKIEREDNLVAAFSYFDKDGSGYITTDELQQACKDFGLGDVHLDEIINEIDQDNDGRIDYEEFAAMMRKGDGGVGRSRTMRNNLNLNLADAFGIKDKSLAN
- the LOC111798330 gene encoding 50S ribosomal protein L21, chloroplastic-like; translation: MASLTLSLCANFATHCRISTKQNTPLSTPISSSFKLSPSSRPALSFVLKSSESEAAVIDSEPAASQIVEVPSEQAPKREEIFAVVMIGSRQYIVFPGRYIHTQRLKGANVNDKITLNKVLLVGTKTQAYIGKPIVTNAAVHAVVEEQGLDKKVIVFKYKKKKNYRRNIGHRQPNTRIRITEISGYQDYPAATLES